A genomic segment from Glycine max cultivar Williams 82 chromosome 1, Glycine_max_v4.0, whole genome shotgun sequence encodes:
- the LOC100779473 gene encoding RNA pseudouridine synthase 4, mitochondrial isoform X6 has translation MAYSASRQCEFECECGAESTLVHSDHRTQMGCSVLPPPSQSSGAQAFPSKTGSNSPCHCYTTTNIQKAKDTLNTGDRILLPQSVKVKQTPTHSHLTPQQINFIRTLVIYKDPAILVLNKPPGMPVQGGINIKRSLDAVAAASLNYGYSQPPRLVHRLDRDCSGILVMGRTHTSTTVLHSIFREKTSRASDDIGKEKRILQRRYWALVLGCPRRPKGLVTASLGKVVVDNGRSDRITIVDNSTLMSSQHAITEYRVIASSSQGYTWLELTPLTGRKHQLRVHCAEVLGTPIVGDYKYGWQAHRKWGHFDLPNVEDSREELLNEEKLPFGLNLNKGSISENHPRLHLHCKQMVLPNISQALQNVQSASSCDLSLVEELELVADLPPYMQRSWDVTNY, from the exons ATGGCTTACTCTGCCTCCCGTCAGTGCGAGTTCGAGTGCGAGTGTGGAGCTGAATCAACTCTCGTCCACTCCGACCACCGCACTCAAATGGGTTGTTCGGTGCTGCCCCCACCTTCCCAGAGCTCTGGTGCACAAGCTTTTCCGTCTAAGACAGGTTCGAATTCACCCTGCCACTGTTATAcaacaacaaacattcaaaagg CCAAGGACACCTTGAACACAGGAGACCGTATCTTACTTCCTCAATCTGTTAAAGTTAAACAAACGCCTACACATTCTCATCTCACTCCCCAACAAATCAACTTTATCCGTACTCTTGTTATCTATAAG GATCCCGCCATTCTCGTCCTCAACAAACCTCCAGGAATGCCAGTGCAG GGTGGCATTAATATCAAACGGAGTTTAGATGCTGTAGCTGCTGCATCTTTAAATTATGGTTACTCTCAACCCCCTCGTCTG GTGCATAGACTAGACAGAGACTGTTCTGGCATTCTGGTCATGGGAAGGACACACACCAGTACAACAGTCCTGCATTCCATCTTCCGCGAGAAAACTTCCAGGGCGTCAGATGAT ATTGGCAAAGAGAAGAGAATACTACAAAGAAGGTACTGGGCACTGGTCCTTGGATGTCCTAGACGTCCAAAGGGGTTGGTCACTGCTTCACTGGGTAAG GTGGTGGTTGACAATGGGAGATCTGATCGAATAACTATCGTTGACAATTCTACATTAATGTCATCACAGCATGCAATTACAGAGTACCGAGTGATTGCATCATCATCACAAG GTTACACCTGGTTGGAGCTGACCCCTTTAACTGGTAGAAAACACCAG CTTCGAGTCCACTGTGCTGAGGTGTTAGGTACACCAATAGTAGGAGACTACAAGTATGGATGGCAAGCTCACAGGAAGTGGGGACATTTTGATTTGCCTAATGTGGAGGACTCACGTGAAGAACTTCTCAATGAAGAAAAACTCCCCTTTGGCCTTAATTTGAATAAAGGGAGCATCTCTGAGAATCATCCTCGTTTACATCTTCATTGCAAGCAAATGGTCTTGCCTAATATATCTCAAGCACTGCAGAATGTGCAATCAGCTTCCAGTTGTGATCTTTCACTAGTTGAAGAGCTTGAGTTGGTAGCGGATTTGCCTCCATACATGCAAAGAAGTTGGGATGTCACAAATTATTGA
- the LOC100779473 gene encoding RNA pseudouridine synthase 4, mitochondrial isoform X1 — protein sequence MRAAQSMMLRALRSGQRQFSVAVTRPWEDKWLTLPPVSASSSASVELNQLSSTPTTALKWVVRCCPHLPRALVHKLFRLRQVRIHPATVIQQQTFKRVRVAAKDTLNTGDRILLPQSVKVKQTPTHSHLTPQQINFIRTLVIYKDPAILVLNKPPGMPVQGGINIKRSLDAVAAASLNYGYSQPPRLVHRLDRDCSGILVMGRTHTSTTVLHSIFREKTSRASDDIGKEKRILQRRYWALVLGCPRRPKGLVTASLGKVVVDNGRSDRITIVDNSTLMSSQHAITEYRVIASSSQGYTWLELTPLTGRKHQLRVHCAEVLGTPIVGDYKYGWQAHRKWGHFDLPNVEDSREELLNEEKLPFGLNLNKGSISENHPRLHLHCKQMVLPNISQALQNVQSASSCDLSLVEELELVADLPPYMQRSWDVTNY from the exons ATGAGGGCGGCACAATCCATGATGTTGAGAGCGTTGAGGAGTGGGCAGCGTCAGTTCTCGGTGGCGGTGACAAGGCCGTGGGAGGACAAATGGCTTACTCTGCCTCCCGTCAGTGCGAGTTCGAGTGCGAGTGTGGAGCTGAATCAACTCTCGTCCACTCCGACCACCGCACTCAAATGGGTTGTTCGGTGCTGCCCCCACCTTCCCAGAGCTCTGGTGCACAAGCTTTTCCGTCTAAGACAGGTTCGAATTCACCCTGCCACTGTTATAcaacaacaaacattcaaaaggGTAAGG GTGGCAGCCAAGGACACCTTGAACACAGGAGACCGTATCTTACTTCCTCAATCTGTTAAAGTTAAACAAACGCCTACACATTCTCATCTCACTCCCCAACAAATCAACTTTATCCGTACTCTTGTTATCTATAAG GATCCCGCCATTCTCGTCCTCAACAAACCTCCAGGAATGCCAGTGCAG GGTGGCATTAATATCAAACGGAGTTTAGATGCTGTAGCTGCTGCATCTTTAAATTATGGTTACTCTCAACCCCCTCGTCTG GTGCATAGACTAGACAGAGACTGTTCTGGCATTCTGGTCATGGGAAGGACACACACCAGTACAACAGTCCTGCATTCCATCTTCCGCGAGAAAACTTCCAGGGCGTCAGATGAT ATTGGCAAAGAGAAGAGAATACTACAAAGAAGGTACTGGGCACTGGTCCTTGGATGTCCTAGACGTCCAAAGGGGTTGGTCACTGCTTCACTGGGTAAG GTGGTGGTTGACAATGGGAGATCTGATCGAATAACTATCGTTGACAATTCTACATTAATGTCATCACAGCATGCAATTACAGAGTACCGAGTGATTGCATCATCATCACAAG GTTACACCTGGTTGGAGCTGACCCCTTTAACTGGTAGAAAACACCAG CTTCGAGTCCACTGTGCTGAGGTGTTAGGTACACCAATAGTAGGAGACTACAAGTATGGATGGCAAGCTCACAGGAAGTGGGGACATTTTGATTTGCCTAATGTGGAGGACTCACGTGAAGAACTTCTCAATGAAGAAAAACTCCCCTTTGGCCTTAATTTGAATAAAGGGAGCATCTCTGAGAATCATCCTCGTTTACATCTTCATTGCAAGCAAATGGTCTTGCCTAATATATCTCAAGCACTGCAGAATGTGCAATCAGCTTCCAGTTGTGATCTTTCACTAGTTGAAGAGCTTGAGTTGGTAGCGGATTTGCCTCCATACATGCAAAGAAGTTGGGATGTCACAAATTATTGA
- the LOC100779473 gene encoding RNA pseudouridine synthase 4, mitochondrial isoform X3 produces MRAAQSMMLRALRSGQRQFSVAVTRPWEDKWLTLPPVSASSSASVELNQLSSTPTTALKWVVRCCPHLPRALVHKLFRLRQVRIHPATVIQQQTFKRVRVAAKDTLNTGDRILLPQSVKVKQTPTHSHLTPQQINFIRTLVIYKDPAILVLNKPPGMPVQGGINIKRSLDAVAAASLNYGYSQPPRLTETVLAFWSWEGHTPVQQSCIPSSARKLPGRQMILAKRREYYKEGTGHWSLDVLDVQRGWSLLHWVVVDNGRSDRITIVDNSTLMSSQHAITEYRVIASSSQGYTWLELTPLTGRKHQLRVHCAEVLGTPIVGDYKYGWQAHRKWGHFDLPNVEDSREELLNEEKLPFGLNLNKGSISENHPRLHLHCKQMVLPNISQALQNVQSASSCDLSLVEELELVADLPPYMQRSWDVTNY; encoded by the exons ATGAGGGCGGCACAATCCATGATGTTGAGAGCGTTGAGGAGTGGGCAGCGTCAGTTCTCGGTGGCGGTGACAAGGCCGTGGGAGGACAAATGGCTTACTCTGCCTCCCGTCAGTGCGAGTTCGAGTGCGAGTGTGGAGCTGAATCAACTCTCGTCCACTCCGACCACCGCACTCAAATGGGTTGTTCGGTGCTGCCCCCACCTTCCCAGAGCTCTGGTGCACAAGCTTTTCCGTCTAAGACAGGTTCGAATTCACCCTGCCACTGTTATAcaacaacaaacattcaaaaggGTAAGG GTGGCAGCCAAGGACACCTTGAACACAGGAGACCGTATCTTACTTCCTCAATCTGTTAAAGTTAAACAAACGCCTACACATTCTCATCTCACTCCCCAACAAATCAACTTTATCCGTACTCTTGTTATCTATAAG GATCCCGCCATTCTCGTCCTCAACAAACCTCCAGGAATGCCAGTGCAG GGTGGCATTAATATCAAACGGAGTTTAGATGCTGTAGCTGCTGCATCTTTAAATTATGGTTACTCTCAACCCCCTCGTCTG ACAGAGACTGTTCTGGCATTCTGGTCATGGGAAGGACACACACCAGTACAACAGTCCTGCATTCCATCTTCCGCGAGAAAACTTCCAGGGCGTCAGATGAT ATTGGCAAAGAGAAGAGAATACTACAAAGAAGGTACTGGGCACTGGTCCTTGGATGTCCTAGACGTCCAAAGGGGTTGGTCACTGCTTCACTGG GTGGTGGTTGACAATGGGAGATCTGATCGAATAACTATCGTTGACAATTCTACATTAATGTCATCACAGCATGCAATTACAGAGTACCGAGTGATTGCATCATCATCACAAG GTTACACCTGGTTGGAGCTGACCCCTTTAACTGGTAGAAAACACCAG CTTCGAGTCCACTGTGCTGAGGTGTTAGGTACACCAATAGTAGGAGACTACAAGTATGGATGGCAAGCTCACAGGAAGTGGGGACATTTTGATTTGCCTAATGTGGAGGACTCACGTGAAGAACTTCTCAATGAAGAAAAACTCCCCTTTGGCCTTAATTTGAATAAAGGGAGCATCTCTGAGAATCATCCTCGTTTACATCTTCATTGCAAGCAAATGGTCTTGCCTAATATATCTCAAGCACTGCAGAATGTGCAATCAGCTTCCAGTTGTGATCTTTCACTAGTTGAAGAGCTTGAGTTGGTAGCGGATTTGCCTCCATACATGCAAAGAAGTTGGGATGTCACAAATTATTGA
- the LOC100779473 gene encoding RNA pseudouridine synthase 4, mitochondrial isoform X5 has product MAYSASRQCEFECECGAESTLVHSDHRTQMGCSVLPPPSQSSGAQAFPSKTGSNSPCHCYTTTNIQKGKAKDTLNTGDRILLPQSVKVKQTPTHSHLTPQQINFIRTLVIYKDPAILVLNKPPGMPVQGGINIKRSLDAVAAASLNYGYSQPPRLVHRLDRDCSGILVMGRTHTSTTVLHSIFREKTSRASDDIGKEKRILQRRYWALVLGCPRRPKGLVTASLGKVVVDNGRSDRITIVDNSTLMSSQHAITEYRVIASSSQGYTWLELTPLTGRKHQLRVHCAEVLGTPIVGDYKYGWQAHRKWGHFDLPNVEDSREELLNEEKLPFGLNLNKGSISENHPRLHLHCKQMVLPNISQALQNVQSASSCDLSLVEELELVADLPPYMQRSWDVTNY; this is encoded by the exons ATGGCTTACTCTGCCTCCCGTCAGTGCGAGTTCGAGTGCGAGTGTGGAGCTGAATCAACTCTCGTCCACTCCGACCACCGCACTCAAATGGGTTGTTCGGTGCTGCCCCCACCTTCCCAGAGCTCTGGTGCACAAGCTTTTCCGTCTAAGACAGGTTCGAATTCACCCTGCCACTGTTATAcaacaacaaacattcaaaaggGTAAGG CCAAGGACACCTTGAACACAGGAGACCGTATCTTACTTCCTCAATCTGTTAAAGTTAAACAAACGCCTACACATTCTCATCTCACTCCCCAACAAATCAACTTTATCCGTACTCTTGTTATCTATAAG GATCCCGCCATTCTCGTCCTCAACAAACCTCCAGGAATGCCAGTGCAG GGTGGCATTAATATCAAACGGAGTTTAGATGCTGTAGCTGCTGCATCTTTAAATTATGGTTACTCTCAACCCCCTCGTCTG GTGCATAGACTAGACAGAGACTGTTCTGGCATTCTGGTCATGGGAAGGACACACACCAGTACAACAGTCCTGCATTCCATCTTCCGCGAGAAAACTTCCAGGGCGTCAGATGAT ATTGGCAAAGAGAAGAGAATACTACAAAGAAGGTACTGGGCACTGGTCCTTGGATGTCCTAGACGTCCAAAGGGGTTGGTCACTGCTTCACTGGGTAAG GTGGTGGTTGACAATGGGAGATCTGATCGAATAACTATCGTTGACAATTCTACATTAATGTCATCACAGCATGCAATTACAGAGTACCGAGTGATTGCATCATCATCACAAG GTTACACCTGGTTGGAGCTGACCCCTTTAACTGGTAGAAAACACCAG CTTCGAGTCCACTGTGCTGAGGTGTTAGGTACACCAATAGTAGGAGACTACAAGTATGGATGGCAAGCTCACAGGAAGTGGGGACATTTTGATTTGCCTAATGTGGAGGACTCACGTGAAGAACTTCTCAATGAAGAAAAACTCCCCTTTGGCCTTAATTTGAATAAAGGGAGCATCTCTGAGAATCATCCTCGTTTACATCTTCATTGCAAGCAAATGGTCTTGCCTAATATATCTCAAGCACTGCAGAATGTGCAATCAGCTTCCAGTTGTGATCTTTCACTAGTTGAAGAGCTTGAGTTGGTAGCGGATTTGCCTCCATACATGCAAAGAAGTTGGGATGTCACAAATTATTGA
- the LOC100779473 gene encoding RNA pseudouridine synthase 4, mitochondrial isoform X4, which yields MRAAQSMMLRALRSGQRQFSVAVTRPWEDKWLTLPPVSASSSASVELNQLSSTPTTALKWVVRCCPHLPRALVHKLFRLRQVAAKDTLNTGDRILLPQSVKVKQTPTHSHLTPQQINFIRTLVIYKDPAILVLNKPPGMPVQGGINIKRSLDAVAAASLNYGYSQPPRLVHRLDRDCSGILVMGRTHTSTTVLHSIFREKTSRASDDIGKEKRILQRRYWALVLGCPRRPKGLVTASLGKVVVDNGRSDRITIVDNSTLMSSQHAITEYRVIASSSQGYTWLELTPLTGRKHQLRVHCAEVLGTPIVGDYKYGWQAHRKWGHFDLPNVEDSREELLNEEKLPFGLNLNKGSISENHPRLHLHCKQMVLPNISQALQNVQSASSCDLSLVEELELVADLPPYMQRSWDVTNY from the exons ATGAGGGCGGCACAATCCATGATGTTGAGAGCGTTGAGGAGTGGGCAGCGTCAGTTCTCGGTGGCGGTGACAAGGCCGTGGGAGGACAAATGGCTTACTCTGCCTCCCGTCAGTGCGAGTTCGAGTGCGAGTGTGGAGCTGAATCAACTCTCGTCCACTCCGACCACCGCACTCAAATGGGTTGTTCGGTGCTGCCCCCACCTTCCCAGAGCTCTGGTGCACAAGCTTTTCCGTCTAAGACAG GTGGCAGCCAAGGACACCTTGAACACAGGAGACCGTATCTTACTTCCTCAATCTGTTAAAGTTAAACAAACGCCTACACATTCTCATCTCACTCCCCAACAAATCAACTTTATCCGTACTCTTGTTATCTATAAG GATCCCGCCATTCTCGTCCTCAACAAACCTCCAGGAATGCCAGTGCAG GGTGGCATTAATATCAAACGGAGTTTAGATGCTGTAGCTGCTGCATCTTTAAATTATGGTTACTCTCAACCCCCTCGTCTG GTGCATAGACTAGACAGAGACTGTTCTGGCATTCTGGTCATGGGAAGGACACACACCAGTACAACAGTCCTGCATTCCATCTTCCGCGAGAAAACTTCCAGGGCGTCAGATGAT ATTGGCAAAGAGAAGAGAATACTACAAAGAAGGTACTGGGCACTGGTCCTTGGATGTCCTAGACGTCCAAAGGGGTTGGTCACTGCTTCACTGGGTAAG GTGGTGGTTGACAATGGGAGATCTGATCGAATAACTATCGTTGACAATTCTACATTAATGTCATCACAGCATGCAATTACAGAGTACCGAGTGATTGCATCATCATCACAAG GTTACACCTGGTTGGAGCTGACCCCTTTAACTGGTAGAAAACACCAG CTTCGAGTCCACTGTGCTGAGGTGTTAGGTACACCAATAGTAGGAGACTACAAGTATGGATGGCAAGCTCACAGGAAGTGGGGACATTTTGATTTGCCTAATGTGGAGGACTCACGTGAAGAACTTCTCAATGAAGAAAAACTCCCCTTTGGCCTTAATTTGAATAAAGGGAGCATCTCTGAGAATCATCCTCGTTTACATCTTCATTGCAAGCAAATGGTCTTGCCTAATATATCTCAAGCACTGCAGAATGTGCAATCAGCTTCCAGTTGTGATCTTTCACTAGTTGAAGAGCTTGAGTTGGTAGCGGATTTGCCTCCATACATGCAAAGAAGTTGGGATGTCACAAATTATTGA
- the LOC100779473 gene encoding RNA pseudouridine synthase 4, mitochondrial isoform X7, whose amino-acid sequence MAYSASRQCEFECECGAESTLVHSDHRTQMGCSVLPPPSQSSGAQAFPSKTAKDTLNTGDRILLPQSVKVKQTPTHSHLTPQQINFIRTLVIYKDPAILVLNKPPGMPVQGGINIKRSLDAVAAASLNYGYSQPPRLVHRLDRDCSGILVMGRTHTSTTVLHSIFREKTSRASDDIGKEKRILQRRYWALVLGCPRRPKGLVTASLGKVVVDNGRSDRITIVDNSTLMSSQHAITEYRVIASSSQGYTWLELTPLTGRKHQLRVHCAEVLGTPIVGDYKYGWQAHRKWGHFDLPNVEDSREELLNEEKLPFGLNLNKGSISENHPRLHLHCKQMVLPNISQALQNVQSASSCDLSLVEELELVADLPPYMQRSWDVTNY is encoded by the exons ATGGCTTACTCTGCCTCCCGTCAGTGCGAGTTCGAGTGCGAGTGTGGAGCTGAATCAACTCTCGTCCACTCCGACCACCGCACTCAAATGGGTTGTTCGGTGCTGCCCCCACCTTCCCAGAGCTCTGGTGCACAAGCTTTTCCGTCTAAGACAG CCAAGGACACCTTGAACACAGGAGACCGTATCTTACTTCCTCAATCTGTTAAAGTTAAACAAACGCCTACACATTCTCATCTCACTCCCCAACAAATCAACTTTATCCGTACTCTTGTTATCTATAAG GATCCCGCCATTCTCGTCCTCAACAAACCTCCAGGAATGCCAGTGCAG GGTGGCATTAATATCAAACGGAGTTTAGATGCTGTAGCTGCTGCATCTTTAAATTATGGTTACTCTCAACCCCCTCGTCTG GTGCATAGACTAGACAGAGACTGTTCTGGCATTCTGGTCATGGGAAGGACACACACCAGTACAACAGTCCTGCATTCCATCTTCCGCGAGAAAACTTCCAGGGCGTCAGATGAT ATTGGCAAAGAGAAGAGAATACTACAAAGAAGGTACTGGGCACTGGTCCTTGGATGTCCTAGACGTCCAAAGGGGTTGGTCACTGCTTCACTGGGTAAG GTGGTGGTTGACAATGGGAGATCTGATCGAATAACTATCGTTGACAATTCTACATTAATGTCATCACAGCATGCAATTACAGAGTACCGAGTGATTGCATCATCATCACAAG GTTACACCTGGTTGGAGCTGACCCCTTTAACTGGTAGAAAACACCAG CTTCGAGTCCACTGTGCTGAGGTGTTAGGTACACCAATAGTAGGAGACTACAAGTATGGATGGCAAGCTCACAGGAAGTGGGGACATTTTGATTTGCCTAATGTGGAGGACTCACGTGAAGAACTTCTCAATGAAGAAAAACTCCCCTTTGGCCTTAATTTGAATAAAGGGAGCATCTCTGAGAATCATCCTCGTTTACATCTTCATTGCAAGCAAATGGTCTTGCCTAATATATCTCAAGCACTGCAGAATGTGCAATCAGCTTCCAGTTGTGATCTTTCACTAGTTGAAGAGCTTGAGTTGGTAGCGGATTTGCCTCCATACATGCAAAGAAGTTGGGATGTCACAAATTATTGA
- the LOC100779473 gene encoding RNA pseudouridine synthase 4, mitochondrial isoform X2 has protein sequence MRAAQSMMLRALRSGQRQFSVAVTRPWEDKWLTLPPVSASSSASVELNQLSSTPTTALKWVVRCCPHLPRALVHKLFRLRQVRIHPATVIQQQTFKRVAAKDTLNTGDRILLPQSVKVKQTPTHSHLTPQQINFIRTLVIYKDPAILVLNKPPGMPVQGGINIKRSLDAVAAASLNYGYSQPPRLVHRLDRDCSGILVMGRTHTSTTVLHSIFREKTSRASDDIGKEKRILQRRYWALVLGCPRRPKGLVTASLGKVVVDNGRSDRITIVDNSTLMSSQHAITEYRVIASSSQGYTWLELTPLTGRKHQLRVHCAEVLGTPIVGDYKYGWQAHRKWGHFDLPNVEDSREELLNEEKLPFGLNLNKGSISENHPRLHLHCKQMVLPNISQALQNVQSASSCDLSLVEELELVADLPPYMQRSWDVTNY, from the exons ATGAGGGCGGCACAATCCATGATGTTGAGAGCGTTGAGGAGTGGGCAGCGTCAGTTCTCGGTGGCGGTGACAAGGCCGTGGGAGGACAAATGGCTTACTCTGCCTCCCGTCAGTGCGAGTTCGAGTGCGAGTGTGGAGCTGAATCAACTCTCGTCCACTCCGACCACCGCACTCAAATGGGTTGTTCGGTGCTGCCCCCACCTTCCCAGAGCTCTGGTGCACAAGCTTTTCCGTCTAAGACAGGTTCGAATTCACCCTGCCACTGTTATAcaacaacaaacattcaaaagg GTGGCAGCCAAGGACACCTTGAACACAGGAGACCGTATCTTACTTCCTCAATCTGTTAAAGTTAAACAAACGCCTACACATTCTCATCTCACTCCCCAACAAATCAACTTTATCCGTACTCTTGTTATCTATAAG GATCCCGCCATTCTCGTCCTCAACAAACCTCCAGGAATGCCAGTGCAG GGTGGCATTAATATCAAACGGAGTTTAGATGCTGTAGCTGCTGCATCTTTAAATTATGGTTACTCTCAACCCCCTCGTCTG GTGCATAGACTAGACAGAGACTGTTCTGGCATTCTGGTCATGGGAAGGACACACACCAGTACAACAGTCCTGCATTCCATCTTCCGCGAGAAAACTTCCAGGGCGTCAGATGAT ATTGGCAAAGAGAAGAGAATACTACAAAGAAGGTACTGGGCACTGGTCCTTGGATGTCCTAGACGTCCAAAGGGGTTGGTCACTGCTTCACTGGGTAAG GTGGTGGTTGACAATGGGAGATCTGATCGAATAACTATCGTTGACAATTCTACATTAATGTCATCACAGCATGCAATTACAGAGTACCGAGTGATTGCATCATCATCACAAG GTTACACCTGGTTGGAGCTGACCCCTTTAACTGGTAGAAAACACCAG CTTCGAGTCCACTGTGCTGAGGTGTTAGGTACACCAATAGTAGGAGACTACAAGTATGGATGGCAAGCTCACAGGAAGTGGGGACATTTTGATTTGCCTAATGTGGAGGACTCACGTGAAGAACTTCTCAATGAAGAAAAACTCCCCTTTGGCCTTAATTTGAATAAAGGGAGCATCTCTGAGAATCATCCTCGTTTACATCTTCATTGCAAGCAAATGGTCTTGCCTAATATATCTCAAGCACTGCAGAATGTGCAATCAGCTTCCAGTTGTGATCTTTCACTAGTTGAAGAGCTTGAGTTGGTAGCGGATTTGCCTCCATACATGCAAAGAAGTTGGGATGTCACAAATTATTGA